The genomic interval ATTGTTTTCAATTTATAGCTTGGCAAAGTTAAAGCACTAACAATTCCAAATTAAGTTGTTTCCATCTACAGACTCAGTTCTTCTACTTCCTGTACATAAGAGTATGTCATcttattttgaaagtaaaaataactTCCAAGATTAATTGACATCAAGAAAAATTATTGGATTTTAGTGTGTTTCAATAAAGTTTGGTATGTCATGCATATGTAACACTTATGCATTTCTCCATTTCAGTATCACTCTTGTTTGAAATCATGGAAAACTGGAATATCACTGCAGATTTCATTCTCCTAGGTCTCTTTAACCACACTGGAGCCCACCAATTTCTCTTTGTGTTGGTTCTGATAGTTGCTTTCACCTCTCTAGTGGGCAATGCCCTCATGCTTCTCCTGATTCTCCTGGACTCCCAACTCCACAGGCCCATGTACTTCCTACTGAGCCAACTCTCCCTCATGGACCTGATGTTGATTTTTACTGTCGCACCCAAAATGGCTGTTGACTATTTGACTGGCAGGAAGTTTATCTCCCCTGCTGGCTGTGGGTTCCAGATCTTCTTCTTTGTCACTTTAGGAGGGGGTGAGTGCTTCCTCTTGGCAGCTAtgtcctatgaccgctatgttgcTGTTTGTCATCCACTGAGATACCCAGTCCTCATGAGTTGGAAATTATGCCTCAGTATGATTTTGGGGTCTTGGTTCCTTGGCGCAGCTGATGGGCTCATGCAGGCTGCTGCTACCCTGAATTTCTCATTTTGCAGTGCCCGAGAGATTGATCATTTCTTTTGTGAGGCCCCCACTCTGGTGCGTTTGGCTTGTGCTGACACTTCTGTCTTTGAGTATGTCATGTACATCTGCTGTGTGTTAATGCTCCTAATCCCCATTTTCCTCATCTTGGTTTCCTATAGTCTCATCCTTGCTGCCATTCTCCAGATGTGTTCTAATGAAGCTAGAAAGAAGGCTTTTGCCACTTGCTCCTCACATATCTCTGTGGTAGGACTCTTTTTCGGAGCTGCTATTTTTACCTACATAAGACCCAAATCCTACAGGTCAGCTAACCAAGATAAGTTTGTGTCAGCATTTTATACTATCTTCACCCCTGTGCTAAACCCCCTCATCTATAGTCTGAGGAACAGTGATGTCAAGGGAGCTCTGAGAAAGTGTATGGATCTGTGTACTGCCTTAAGTCTTGATTAACATTAGATTTATTTGCCCTAAAGTTCAAGATTGTACAGTGTGTTTGTAAAATTTCCTTGAGAGAGTATATACTCATTATATCtctgaaggaaagttacatggctcaaaatagcctggagttaaaacacccctccaggtcctccccatcattctatgcaaaacaaagaactctttcaccagaagaaaaaaaatggactttAATGTTGATTacacccagctcccagctggtccagcctctggtcgatctccaaaattccttgccccagccatttaagagataactactctgaacaaccttggagaagaacaggcccccttaagacagtaacTTTCCACATACATGAGTATATATACTTTCCCTTTTCTTAGATAAGGACAGCAGCtcgctaatctgactgctgccccttctcacctcatcaaaggtgatctgttcctgtaaagtgccggtatcgttctttttctgaaccttgccttctctaactcccttaccttACAATTTCCGTGTGTCATTTCTGTTTTACTTTAGAATTCATATGGACTTCCATACTTTGGGATCATTTGCTAAGCTATGGTCAATAAATCAGACTATTAATTATTAAAATCCTGTTAATCACATATCTTTATTAAAATGCTTCTACACCCCAtttcacaataaatatttgttcaaagaaTGAGCAAAGCTTTCAAACAATGTTGAaatttgttgctttttaaaaaagaattgctaTAACTTATAACACTAGAATACTCACAGACATAGGCTTCCCTTAAGCCAGTTTCCATAGTACATGAACTTATAACTTACACCCAGTATCAAGAGACAAAatctttgggtttccctggtggctcagatggtaaagaatccacttgcaacacAGATATCCAGGTTTGTATATACAGTACCAAGAGACAAAACTTTTACTAAACCAAAAATGTCCCTCATGTCCTTTTTCAGTGAAATCACTCAACCCAGTGACAGATACTCTTCTGATTTGTATCTCTATCTGTTATTTTAACATGTACTTGAATTTTATATCAACGAAACTGCACAGTATGTATTTTTCTTGTctttaatatctttatttcatgttaaaagtttttaaagattCCTACACAAATTTACACTATGTAGTTTGTTTCTATCATTGCTAAGTAGTACTTTGTTATTGGTATGAATCACCATTTATTTAtgcattattttcttcatagacATCAGGGCTATTTTCAGTCTGGAGCTGTTATGATTAAGCTCCtattaatctctctctctctctttttttttttgtctgtgatcatatgtttttacttttttggtagaagtatgaataaatttttaataatctgtTTTCAGTgtggatattgaattttaaacTCCTGCTAGCAGAACACACAAGTAGCAGTTGCTCCAAGTTGTTGATattactgtttctttttattttgtctgtcTTATTTAATGTACTCATTTGGTCTAATTAGTATTTTCCTAATGTGTAATGATGCTGCAGACTTTTGAATTAGCTTATTTACTATTTGtatgtctttctttttgaaagattCATCtagtctttgaaaaaaaaaaaataaatgtgcttcTAAATCAAACACAAATTGGTGGTTTACTGATAGATAATACATGATGTTTATAGGaatatttggaatttttaaataaattacttgTTACTTGTTATACAAGTATACACTTTCTGACATCACTATTTCCACTTAATTCATGatgattttctattttcattgaaCTGGATATGTATAGAAGGAGTCTATTCCACCTCCATTGGGCTTGAAGCTGTAGCtttgtttcctctctctctctcccctttccctccGGCTAATTATCTGGAGTGCGGAAACCAGCTGAACTCATTCTCCTGCTCGGGCTTttaagaccccctcgagagggcgccctGTGCCTTAGTGAGCGGTGCAAGCCCTGTTCTGGGGTTTTATTGGTTCTCTGCATAAACCAGGGAATattagcttctttctctctttaactTTCTTATCATCAACTCTCATCCACCAGGTTTCAGTCCTTTAAAGGACCGCAACAAGATGGAAGGAGATCCAATGAGCAGATAAAATGTTCATGTTCAAATTTTTGTCTTGCCTTAAAGTAGGATACTTATTTTATCAGTATATTCCTTATTTCTCCTACTGAGTACATATCCACAATTAGTTTTAGCtaagaaatttggaaaaattagaggccaagattgagggcaggaggagaaggggacaacaaaggatgagatggttggatggcatcaccaactcaatggacatgagtttgggtagacttcaggagttggtgatggacagggaggcctagcatgctgcggtccatggggagcagagttggacatgcctgagcacctGAATTGAAGTGAACTGACGAAATTTGGAAACATTAGAGGCCATtggattttcaaagaaaatagttACAAATATACATTTGTTTATACAGCTATGTATTTCAAATATGTACACATAACTCaggcttaccaggtggtgctagtggtgaagaaaccacctgccaatgcaggaattgtAAGTTATgctgattcaatccctgtgttgggaagatcacctggaggagggcatgccaacccactcgagtattcttgtctggagaatgcccatgaacagaggagcctgtcagctacagtctatagggtcacaaagagtcagacatttttGAAggaacttagcatgtatgcacacataactctccaaagataaagaaattaaatattaatataaagttaACTGTAAgacaataattttaaataacttgTTTAGAATCcaatttagaaatttaaatgttttattttgccatttttgCTTGATATGGATCCCAGCTTTcacaactttttcttttgttacaaAGTATTTTTGTTCAAATTGTTTCCTTTATGTCATGTGAATTAAACAGAAATATCATTTAAGGAAGACAATATCAAGAAGCATGGGACAGAAACAGCTGTTCAGGCTCCTGGAGTATTTTGGAAGTGACATCTAGAGATTTAGAAGAAATACTAAACCTGCATTTAGCTTAAAACTGAATACCATGTTTCAAAGTCTTTAATAAAATTCAAccattattcaaatattttaaactgttCTCCTAAACAGGGCCATACTTTGATCAAAGGATAATTTcactaagtattttatttcaatAGTTCACTTAAGGTACATTAAGTAGATTAATAACAGCTTCACTGTGATAGAGTTAGCATTTTAAATCAGaatgtcatactgaatgaagtaagtcagacagagaaggagaaatatcatatgacatcccttatatgttgaatctaaagagaaatgatacaaatgaacttaattataaaatagaaagatattcacagacttaaagaatgaacttatgattgtcaggggaaggatggggagcaGGGATAGGGAGTTAGGGATGTaaatactgctatatttaaaatggattttcaacattgacctactgtatagcacatgctGCTCAATgctatatggcagcctggatggcaggggAGTCTGGAGGAGAATGGATCCACATacatgtacggctgagtcccttcactcttcacTTGAAATTATCACAATTATTGTTagtgggctgtgtgtgtgcttagtcagtcagtcatgttcgactctttgcaatcccatgggctgtagtctcctctgtctatggaattttaaaggcaagaatattggagtgggttgccatttcctactccaggggatcttcccaacccagggattgaacccacatctcttgtgtctcctgcatcagtacGCAATTGCTTTACCACTGTATTAcctactccaatagaaaataaaaagtttacatGAAAAATAGcaatgataataacaataaacAATACAAGGTACTTAATTCATGAATAACCTTGTGACTCTATTTTGCTTAATATTTCACTTTGTTTCTTAATTATTATCATAATTATGAGAAAGGTTTAACATtacctctatttttaaaaaatgtctccattgagataatatatatatatatatatatatgtatatatatatatatatttgctcaaGAAggatcagttttaaaaaataagactgaaaacacACCTCCTGcccctcatatgtttcacatatgaaCACATGTGAAATAGCCATCCTTGCCCTTCATTAAAAACAAGATATTGTCAAATGGAGTCTGTGCTAAGTTTGTGGGTGCTATTAAAGTTTGTGGTTAAAGTTTGTGGTAAAGTAGTTAAAGTTTGTGGAGATACACTACTTTAGAATGTGAGTGCTGAGACAAAAATTTCAGAACTTGAAACTGGGTCATCTGTATGACCTTCAGAATGTTGCTTAACATCTGTAGAACCATGCAGATTTTTGTTGATTAAATAATAATTAACCGTAAAATGCTAATAAATATAAGATACTTAAAATGCTATCTGACATTTATAAATGCTCAGTTAGAGTTGGCAGCCAAaataattatatgtaaaataagtaCATTAGCTAAATGTTTTTGCTATGTTCACTTACATATTCAGTTTATTTGTTGATCATTTAACTGACTTATGAATCTATTGAATATTAAAATAGGCAGAATCACTTTGGTGAAGTGAGTCAATCTTTTTAATGCCCCCCACCCCTTGTAATTGGCAGTCTGTAGAATAATCAAGTTCATCTACTGATGCCCAAACACCCAGGAGACTCAATGCAACAGCAAGTGAATTCCACCAAGTTGCCTGCCCTGGAGCTTCTATCTAGTGTAAGGAACAGGTCATACACAGAAACCTTAACAGGCAGAGTAGTTACAAACCTTTAagagtagaaataaaatatacacagaaatgaAGGAATGATGGGAAAGGATTCAGAGAAGGCAGTTTCCCCCTCCTTCATCAAAGGTTTATGTCACTTTGTGCAATTAACACTGAAATAGACTATCCCTTTAACCCTTTCACATAAACTCTTCTGCAGCACCCAGAGGAAAACCTGGTACATCTCAGTGTCCATACCTTTCTCCACACAAAGTATTTcatcatgctttctttttttttttaacttctttctttGACTGTTCCATGGG from Dama dama isolate Ldn47 chromosome 9, ASM3311817v1, whole genome shotgun sequence carries:
- the LOC133061351 gene encoding olfactory receptor 2T8-like, translating into MENWNITADFILLGLFNHTGAHQFLFVLVLIVAFTSLVGNALMLLLILLDSQLHRPMYFLLSQLSLMDLMLIFTVAPKMAVDYLTGRKFISPAGCGFQIFFFVTLGGGECFLLAAMSYDRYVAVCHPLRYPVLMSWKLCLSMILGSWFLGAADGLMQAAATLNFSFCSAREIDHFFCEAPTLVRLACADTSVFEYVMYICCVLMLLIPIFLILVSYSLILAAILQMCSNEARKKAFATCSSHISVVGLFFGAAIFTYIRPKSYRSANQDKFVSAFYTIFTPVLNPLIYSLRNSDVKGALRKCMDLCTALSLD